The Caldisericum sp. nucleotide sequence AGGTCGATTACGAATTTACTATAAGCGAAATGGGTGTAAAGAAAATCCCAACCCTTGATTTTGACCCAGAAGATGTAAAAAAGATCGCAGAAATAATAGCAGAGAAGGTTGGATATAGCAACAATAAGTAATTAATTCAACCGTTTATAAACTTTCAGGGCAGAGGGTCTCTTCTGCCCTTTTTTATTTTAAAATTTGCGTTATAATGTAATGATTTTAAAGAAGGAGGCATATATGATTGAATTAGGCGCATTAGTTGAAGACTTTGAATTAAAAGACCAAAATGATCAATCGTTTAAGTTGTCTGAATTCAGGGGCAAGAAGGTTTTGCTTTCGTTCCACCCTCTTGCGTGGACTTCTGTTTGTGAAAAACAGATGCTGAGTTTGGAGGCAAATCAGGATACATTTGAAGCATTGAATACCGTTGCTGTTGGTGTAAGTGTTGATTCTGTTCCCTGCAAAAAGGCATGGGCAGAGCATATCGGGATTAAGAGGACACGTCTTCTTTCAGATTTTTGGCCGCATGGTCATGTTGCAGAACTATTAAAAGTTTTCAGGCACTTTAACGGCTTCTCAGAAAGAGCAAACATAATAGTTGATGAGGAAGGCAAGGTTATTTTTGCAAAAGTTTATCCAATTAAGGAACTTCCAGACATAAACGAGATAATAGAGTTCTTGAAGGGGAGATAGTTCATGGATGTGAAAACTGCAATTAATGAGCGCCGTGCATATCGCTCTCTTGAGCCATTTGAGGTAACCGAAGACCTTATAAAAGACCTCGCTTATCATGCATCCCTTGCACCATCCTGCACAAACTCACAACCGTGGCGTTATGTTTTCGTGTATGAGAAAGATGCACTTGAGCGTGTTTTTGAAGCACTTCCAAAGGGAAACCAGTGGGTAAGAAATGCAGGAATGGTGGTTGTTGTTTTTACTTCAAAGGAACTTGCATGCAATATGCGTG carries:
- a CDS encoding redoxin domain-containing protein, translated to MIELGALVEDFELKDQNDQSFKLSEFRGKKVLLSFHPLAWTSVCEKQMLSLEANQDTFEALNTVAVGVSVDSVPCKKAWAEHIGIKRTRLLSDFWPHGHVAELLKVFRHFNGFSERANIIVDEEGKVIFAKVYPIKELPDINEIIEFLKGR